A DNA window from Streptomyces parvus contains the following coding sequences:
- a CDS encoding alpha/beta hydrolase, with the protein MDLATLKAFKPSEYEEAADGFRATGDMASEAKDAIDNRIGVGLRNEVKGDAAEAAAEQLKKLSKNFHYVQTECGLVSTALNGFAFDIAVAKRKLEAAMEDARADGCTVNANGSVSYPAGRKPGDEKTADGGTVTGSAGGGPTSDALERQATNIHPNPHYGKALAYANRIADALEEATDADTKWAPKLRALKADDDLEVSHRDWADVKSDTGGVREAGKSYLDSLPEPPKDGTPKDNASWWKGLSPEEQAAHLALNSAAVGALDGLPAGTRDEANRMVLAQSRAHVELELAKIPAEPTRYSPNPNGTYPAVIQNASWTKWNEKYGEQFAQLTKTQNGMKSIQERFDATGENGLPPAYLLGFDTEKNGRAIVANGNPDTAAHTAVYVPGTTSNLGGIGGDIGRMTELWRESDAMAGGKEVSTITWLGYDAPQSVVKDAPFRHYADDGAPAFNQFVDGLNVANGTDSGGHHTVIGHSYGTTLIGSAARQGELNADDVVFAGSPGVQVGEASQMDVPKGHVWNEEAEDDPVPDLGRFGHGGSQWRFGGGVAIIPSDELFGANQMSTGGSEGHSEYWVRDTDSLRNQAAVVTGQYGKVKIEE; encoded by the coding sequence ATGGATCTTGCGACTCTCAAGGCCTTCAAACCGTCGGAGTACGAAGAGGCCGCGGACGGCTTTCGGGCCACCGGCGACATGGCCTCCGAGGCCAAGGACGCGATCGACAACCGGATCGGTGTCGGGCTTCGCAACGAGGTGAAGGGTGACGCGGCGGAGGCCGCAGCCGAGCAACTCAAGAAGCTGTCGAAGAACTTCCACTATGTGCAGACCGAGTGTGGTCTGGTGAGTACCGCGTTGAACGGCTTCGCCTTCGATATCGCGGTGGCCAAGCGCAAGCTGGAAGCGGCCATGGAGGACGCCAGGGCTGACGGCTGCACGGTGAACGCGAACGGCTCCGTCTCGTATCCGGCGGGCAGGAAGCCCGGCGACGAGAAGACGGCGGACGGCGGCACAGTCACCGGGAGCGCGGGGGGCGGCCCGACGTCCGACGCACTGGAGCGCCAGGCGACCAACATTCACCCGAACCCCCATTACGGCAAGGCACTTGCGTACGCCAACCGGATCGCCGACGCCCTGGAAGAAGCGACGGACGCGGATACGAAGTGGGCGCCGAAACTGCGCGCGTTGAAGGCCGACGACGACTTGGAGGTCTCCCACCGGGACTGGGCGGACGTGAAGTCGGACACGGGCGGCGTCCGCGAGGCCGGCAAGAGCTACCTCGACTCCCTGCCGGAGCCCCCGAAGGACGGCACCCCGAAGGACAACGCGTCGTGGTGGAAGGGGCTCAGCCCGGAGGAGCAGGCAGCCCACCTGGCCCTGAACTCGGCCGCGGTCGGCGCGCTGGACGGGCTGCCCGCCGGGACGCGCGACGAGGCCAACCGCATGGTGCTGGCGCAGAGCAGGGCCCATGTGGAACTGGAACTCGCCAAGATTCCCGCCGAGCCCACGAGGTACTCCCCCAACCCCAACGGCACCTATCCGGCGGTCATCCAGAACGCCAGTTGGACCAAGTGGAACGAGAAGTACGGTGAGCAGTTCGCGCAGCTCACGAAGACGCAGAACGGCATGAAGAGCATCCAGGAGCGGTTCGACGCGACCGGCGAGAACGGGTTGCCGCCCGCCTACCTGTTGGGTTTCGATACAGAGAAGAACGGCCGGGCGATCGTTGCCAACGGGAACCCCGATACCGCCGCTCACACGGCTGTCTATGTTCCTGGCACCACGTCGAATCTTGGCGGTATCGGTGGAGACATTGGACGCATGACCGAACTCTGGCGAGAATCCGATGCGATGGCCGGAGGGAAAGAAGTCTCCACTATCACGTGGCTTGGGTACGACGCCCCGCAAAGCGTGGTCAAGGATGCGCCTTTTCGGCACTACGCCGATGACGGGGCCCCGGCGTTCAACCAGTTCGTGGACGGCCTCAATGTGGCCAATGGCACCGACTCCGGTGGCCACCACACGGTCATCGGCCACTCGTATGGCACGACGCTCATCGGCTCCGCGGCGCGTCAGGGCGAGCTGAACGCGGATGACGTGGTCTTCGCAGGTAGTCCCGGTGTACAGGTGGGCGAGGCGTCGCAGATGGATGTGCCCAAGGGGCATGTATGGAATGAGGAGGCCGAGGACGACCCGGTTCCCGACCTGGGCCGCTTCGGCCACGGCGGCAGCCAATGGCGGTTCGGCGGGGGCGTGGCCATCATCCCCAGCGATGAACTGTTCGGAGCGAATCAGATGTCCACGGGCGGTTCGGAAGGCCATAGCGAATACTGGGTTCGGGACACGGACAGTCTGAGGAATCAGGCGGCTGTCGTAACGGGCCAGTATGGAAAGGTGAAAATTGAGGAATAA
- the thrS gene encoding threonine--tRNA ligase has protein sequence MTAKHDHRKLGRELGLFDTDPLIGAGLPYWLPDGAAVRHTLEEYIRGAERRAGYQHVYSPVLGKRELYEISGHWAHYSDDMFSPMDLGGEQVVLRPSLCPHHAVIYRSRSHSYRELPLRMAELGGMYRSEFSGVLGGLTRVRAIQLNDAHIFCTLDQVAEEAQAALEMIRQAYEALGITPTRYRLSLPGPGGKYVAAPEKWQRSTALLTDVLDRSGLPYEAAEGEAAFYGPKIDVQVTDGAGRESTLSTVQVDFHQPEQFDLHYIGADGAKHRPVMVHRSIIGSVERAVAHLIEQHGGAFPAWLAPTQLVILPVSDTELPNAADLARRCTRRGLRAHVAGPDSGSLGARIREARLVPYQAVIGAKEAADDHLALRLRDGRRFAPQPVSDVIDRISALIAAHSTGLWADATS, from the coding sequence ATGACCGCCAAGCACGACCACCGCAAGCTCGGGCGTGAACTGGGCCTGTTCGACACCGATCCCCTCATCGGCGCCGGCCTGCCGTACTGGCTGCCCGACGGCGCCGCCGTACGCCACACCCTGGAGGAGTACATCCGTGGCGCCGAACGGCGGGCCGGCTATCAGCACGTGTACTCACCTGTCCTCGGCAAGCGGGAGCTGTACGAGATCTCGGGGCACTGGGCGCACTACAGCGACGACATGTTCTCCCCGATGGACCTGGGCGGAGAGCAGGTCGTTCTGCGGCCGAGCCTCTGTCCCCATCACGCGGTGATCTACCGCTCCCGCTCCCACAGCTACCGCGAACTGCCCTTGCGCATGGCCGAACTGGGCGGCATGTACCGCTCCGAATTCTCGGGCGTGCTCGGCGGGCTGACCCGGGTGCGGGCCATCCAGCTCAACGACGCGCACATCTTCTGCACTCTGGACCAGGTCGCCGAGGAGGCGCAGGCGGCGCTGGAGATGATCCGCCAGGCGTACGAGGCACTCGGCATCACCCCCACTCGCTACCGGCTCTCCCTCCCGGGACCTGGCGGCAAGTACGTTGCCGCGCCGGAGAAGTGGCAACGGTCCACCGCCCTGCTCACCGACGTCCTCGACCGCTCCGGTCTGCCCTACGAGGCAGCCGAGGGCGAAGCCGCGTTCTACGGCCCCAAGATCGATGTCCAGGTCACCGACGGCGCCGGCCGGGAGTCCACCCTGTCCACCGTCCAGGTCGACTTCCACCAGCCCGAGCAGTTCGACCTGCACTACATCGGCGCGGACGGCGCCAAACACCGGCCGGTCATGGTCCACCGCAGCATCATCGGCAGTGTGGAGCGAGCCGTCGCCCATCTCATCGAACAGCACGGCGGGGCCTTTCCCGCCTGGCTCGCCCCCACTCAGCTGGTGATCCTCCCGGTCTCCGACACCGAACTGCCGAACGCCGCCGACCTCGCCCGGCGCTGCACCCGACGGGGACTGCGTGCCCATGTCGCGGGACCGGACAGCGGCAGCCTGGGCGCCCGTATCCGAGAGGCCCGTCTGGTTCCCTACCAAGCCGTCATCGGCGCCAAGGAGGCCGCTGACGACCACCTCGCACTGCGCTTGCGTGACGGACGCCGCTTCGCCCCGCAGCCGGTCAGTGATGTCATCGACCGCATCAGCGCTCTCATCGCGGCCCACAGCACCGGCCTGTGGGCCGACGCCACCTCATAG
- a CDS encoding TauD/TfdA family dioxygenase: MGELPKTPQAHEAHILDGHPTNGTLMLVADLLGSLTGYQDEKSGALFHDVHPVRGEEDRIENSGSVAFDFHTENVHHPLRPDYLGLLCLRQDHEQLAATRVSSVRDALPLLTDDEVAELRKPQFHSLYPTSFTRNTTGPRPSAGPHPVIFGPADRPFMRFNSHNTQGDHPQARAALRSLATALERVCRDLVLAPGDLVVLDNHVVVHGRTAFTPRYDGQDRWLRRFYSLRSAPLWAQRMMRHPRVLPAMTEIRGVV; encoded by the coding sequence GTGGGCGAATTGCCGAAGACTCCGCAGGCGCACGAGGCTCATATCCTCGACGGCCACCCGACCAACGGAACACTCATGCTCGTCGCGGACCTCCTCGGCTCGCTCACCGGCTATCAGGACGAGAAATCCGGTGCGCTCTTCCATGACGTCCATCCCGTACGCGGCGAGGAGGACCGGATCGAGAACAGCGGATCGGTCGCCTTCGACTTCCACACCGAGAACGTGCACCATCCGCTCCGCCCCGACTACCTGGGTCTGCTCTGCCTGCGCCAGGACCACGAGCAGCTCGCCGCGACGCGCGTCTCCTCCGTGCGCGACGCACTGCCGCTGCTGACGGACGACGAGGTGGCCGAGCTGCGGAAGCCGCAGTTCCACAGCCTGTATCCGACCTCCTTCACCCGGAACACCACCGGCCCCCGCCCATCGGCCGGTCCGCATCCGGTGATCTTCGGCCCGGCGGACCGCCCGTTCATGCGCTTCAACTCGCACAACACGCAGGGCGATCACCCGCAGGCGCGGGCCGCGCTGCGCTCCCTGGCCACGGCGCTGGAGCGGGTCTGCCGCGACCTGGTGCTCGCACCGGGCGACCTCGTCGTCCTGGACAACCACGTCGTCGTCCACGGCCGCACCGCGTTCACCCCCCGCTACGACGGCCAGGACCGCTGGCTGCGCCGCTTCTACTCCCTGCGATCCGCCCCGCTGTGGGCCCAGCGCATGATGCGGCACCCGCGCGTACTGCCGGCGATGACGGAGATCCGCGGGGTCGTCTGA
- a CDS encoding alpha-hydroxy acid oxidase, giving the protein MARELSGLLTLTDYEQAAEALLDAASWAYVAGGADTQLTVRANTEAFDQVWLRPRALGGTGAKPDTSVTVLGQRLALPVLLAPTSPQRLLHEDAEIATARAAESAGTVSIVSTDSHYAFSDVTGAVGSDSWFQLYAYRSRDDVDATIALAENAGATALVVTVDASYAARRTGTRRAGFRTPGHVDFGNLRSLGVLTGDIPDGARIERLPLTWDDLEWIRSRTRLPIVVKGVLRAEDAERCVALGADGVIVSNHGGRQLDGAVPSLVALEQVAAAVAGRGLVLMDGGIRSGVHVVKALAYGADAVCIGRPYLWGLGLAGQQGVEAVLDLLRYEIEDTLLQLGADSVADIGPDFAVSAHGATRAGAP; this is encoded by the coding sequence ATGGCAAGGGAATTATCCGGGCTGTTGACCCTGACCGATTACGAACAGGCTGCGGAGGCCCTGCTCGACGCCGCTTCCTGGGCGTACGTGGCGGGCGGTGCCGACACACAGCTCACGGTCCGTGCCAACACGGAGGCCTTCGACCAGGTCTGGTTGCGCCCCCGGGCCCTCGGCGGCACGGGCGCGAAACCCGACACGTCCGTGACCGTGCTCGGGCAGCGGCTCGCCCTGCCCGTCCTGCTCGCCCCGACCAGCCCCCAGCGCCTCCTCCACGAGGACGCCGAGATCGCGACCGCCCGTGCGGCCGAGTCCGCGGGCACCGTGTCGATCGTCAGCACCGACAGCCACTACGCCTTCTCCGACGTGACCGGTGCGGTCGGCAGCGACAGCTGGTTCCAGCTCTACGCCTACCGCTCCCGCGACGACGTCGACGCGACGATCGCCCTGGCGGAGAACGCCGGCGCGACCGCGCTCGTGGTCACGGTCGACGCCAGCTACGCGGCCCGCCGTACCGGCACCCGACGGGCGGGCTTCCGCACCCCGGGGCACGTCGACTTCGGCAATCTGCGCTCACTGGGCGTGCTCACCGGCGACATTCCGGACGGTGCCCGGATCGAACGCCTGCCGTTGACCTGGGACGACCTGGAATGGATACGGTCCCGCACCCGGCTGCCGATCGTGGTCAAGGGCGTCCTACGGGCCGAGGACGCCGAACGCTGCGTGGCCCTGGGCGCGGACGGCGTCATCGTCTCCAACCACGGAGGCCGCCAGCTCGACGGCGCGGTGCCCAGCCTGGTCGCCCTGGAGCAGGTGGCGGCCGCGGTCGCCGGCCGCGGTCTGGTCCTCATGGACGGCGGCATCCGCTCCGGCGTCCACGTCGTCAAGGCCCTCGCGTACGGCGCGGACGCGGTGTGCATCGGCCGCCCCTACCTCTGGGGCCTCGGCCTGGCCGGACAGCAGGGTGTGGAGGCGGTCCTCGACCTTCTCCGGTACGAGATCGAGGACACGCTGCTCCAGCTCGGCGCGGACTCCGTCGCCGACATCGGCCCCGATTTCGCCGTCAGCGCGCACGGGGCCACGCGCGCGGGCGCCCCCTGA
- a CDS encoding benzoate/H(+) symporter BenE family transporter, producing MVSCSGPLLVVLAAAAAGHLTDEQTASWVWAACVGSGVTCAVLSWWTRIPVITAFSTPGAAVLVGSLGDYSYPEAVGAFLVSGLLMALVGLTGVFGKAMRRVPPGIVAAMLAGVLFSFGVGLFSALDGAPAAVLVALATYLAVKQRSPRYAVAWALLAAVLVTAVVPGIHAPSVDIGLTLPVLTPPQFSGSALLGLAVPLAVVTMASQNAPGLAVLAACGYRPDDRLLITATGLASTALAPLGGHAVNLAAITAAISTGEEAHRDPRRRYVAGVACGVFYLLAGVCGAALVGLFTALPPELIAVVAGVALLATFSTSLAQAVADGQGRDAAVVTFLATASGVTLGGVGSACWGLALGLATHLALTARRRGGGRREQEEAA from the coding sequence GTGGTCTCGTGCTCCGGCCCCCTTCTCGTGGTCCTGGCGGCAGCGGCCGCCGGCCACCTCACCGATGAGCAGACCGCGTCGTGGGTGTGGGCGGCATGCGTGGGCAGCGGCGTCACGTGTGCCGTGCTCAGCTGGTGGACCCGGATTCCGGTGATCACCGCGTTCTCGACGCCGGGCGCCGCCGTCCTCGTCGGCAGCCTCGGGGACTACTCGTATCCCGAAGCGGTCGGTGCCTTCCTGGTCAGCGGTCTCCTCATGGCGCTGGTCGGTCTGACGGGCGTCTTCGGGAAGGCCATGCGCCGGGTACCGCCCGGAATCGTGGCGGCCATGCTGGCGGGCGTGCTGTTCTCCTTCGGCGTCGGCCTGTTCTCGGCGCTGGACGGTGCGCCGGCCGCAGTGCTGGTCGCGCTCGCCACGTACCTGGCCGTCAAACAGCGATCACCGAGATACGCGGTGGCGTGGGCCCTGCTCGCGGCCGTGCTCGTCACCGCCGTCGTCCCGGGCATCCATGCTCCGTCCGTGGACATCGGGCTGACCCTCCCCGTCCTCACGCCACCGCAGTTCAGCGGTTCGGCGCTGCTGGGCCTGGCCGTGCCGCTCGCCGTGGTGACGATGGCCTCGCAGAACGCGCCCGGCCTCGCCGTGCTGGCCGCCTGCGGCTACCGTCCGGACGACCGGCTGCTGATCACGGCCACCGGGCTGGCCTCCACGGCGCTCGCGCCGCTGGGCGGCCACGCCGTCAACCTGGCGGCGATCACCGCCGCCATCAGCACCGGCGAAGAAGCTCACCGCGACCCGCGACGCCGCTATGTTGCCGGTGTGGCGTGCGGCGTCTTCTATCTGCTGGCGGGCGTCTGCGGGGCCGCGCTCGTGGGGCTGTTCACAGCGCTGCCGCCCGAACTCATCGCCGTCGTCGCGGGGGTGGCCCTGCTCGCCACGTTCTCCACCAGCCTCGCCCAGGCGGTGGCGGACGGACAGGGCCGCGACGCGGCGGTGGTCACCTTCCTCGCCACGGCCTCCGGCGTCACCCTCGGCGGCGTCGGGTCCGCGTGCTGGGGCCTGGCCCTGGGGCTGGCGACGCACCTGGCGCTGACCGCCCGGCGACGCGGCGGCGGGCGGCGGGAGCAGGAGGAGGCGGCGTGA
- a CDS encoding TSUP family transporter — protein sequence MELYEVLGLLAAATAAGWVDAVVGGGGVLLIPVLLLAFPQYSPAVALGTNKIAAVMGTATAAYMYQRRTELDRSVLLPAAGLAVPFGALGALSASSVPTTYFRPVIMGLLITVALFVAFRPSFGVQQRNTVVTPRRRNTAILIAGVGIGFYDGVFGPGVGTFLIISFTTLLATQFLESAAMAKVINASSNLGALAVFAWQGNVLWALGLGMAVGNIAGAMIGSRTAMKRGSGFVRIVLVLVVTGMVAKMGFDQFA from the coding sequence GTGGAACTGTACGAAGTGCTCGGCCTGCTCGCGGCCGCGACGGCGGCCGGCTGGGTGGATGCGGTCGTCGGTGGTGGCGGGGTGCTGCTCATCCCGGTGCTCCTGCTGGCCTTCCCCCAGTATTCGCCGGCGGTGGCGCTGGGCACGAACAAGATCGCGGCGGTCATGGGAACCGCGACCGCCGCGTACATGTACCAGCGGCGCACCGAGCTGGACCGTTCGGTCCTGCTGCCGGCCGCCGGACTCGCGGTCCCCTTCGGCGCGCTCGGCGCGTTGTCCGCGTCGAGCGTTCCCACGACCTACTTCCGGCCCGTCATCATGGGCCTGCTCATCACCGTGGCGCTCTTCGTGGCCTTCAGGCCCAGCTTCGGGGTCCAGCAGCGGAACACCGTCGTCACCCCGCGCCGCCGCAATACGGCTATCCTCATCGCGGGTGTCGGCATCGGTTTCTACGACGGGGTCTTCGGACCCGGCGTCGGCACCTTCCTCATCATTTCCTTCACCACGCTCCTGGCGACACAGTTCCTGGAAAGCGCGGCCATGGCGAAGGTGATCAACGCCTCCTCCAACCTGGGGGCCCTCGCGGTCTTCGCCTGGCAGGGAAACGTCCTGTGGGCCCTCGGTCTCGGAATGGCCGTGGGGAACATCGCGGGCGCGATGATCGGGTCGCGCACCGCCATGAAAAGGGGATCCGGATTCGTCCGCATCGTCCTCGTGCTCGTGGTCACCGGAATGGTGGCCAAGATGGGATTCGACCAGTTCGCCTGA
- a CDS encoding PLP-dependent aminotransferase family protein: MTSPNSKDAVTSPTVHFSRGIPPLEAIPSAGIAELTGSVLSAEPDRVFQYAPIGRHTGDRELRDQLGAFHSVDPDRIFVTNGSLQALDLLAAHLLKDAPRKKVLAEAPTYDRAVQIFERHGAQVSGIPLRGDGLDLDVLRERLRRDVPAFVYLIPDFQNPGGVTTSEEKRRELVRLSAEFGFTILEDIPYRELRFAGTAPTLLGELADAVDDARVLTIGSLSKILSPGLRVGYVIGPPGTPRALAALAESTYLSPAPLLQAVAARAFASGLVRRNIDEVRKLLRPRHDTAVEAVRKALGEVALCVPEGGYYISVHLPVRTTEERFLAAAAAEGVALTHGSAFYPADSAPPSGTVFLRLPFQALSDEEFAEGVTRLASVAQRAE, translated from the coding sequence GTGACTTCCCCGAACTCCAAGGACGCTGTGACCTCTCCGACCGTCCACTTCTCGCGGGGGATCCCTCCGCTCGAAGCGATCCCGTCCGCCGGCATCGCCGAGCTGACCGGGTCGGTCCTCTCCGCCGAACCGGACCGCGTCTTCCAGTACGCGCCCATCGGCCGCCACACCGGAGACCGCGAACTCCGCGACCAGCTGGGGGCGTTCCACTCGGTCGACCCCGACCGGATCTTCGTCACCAACGGCTCCCTCCAGGCCCTCGACCTGCTCGCCGCGCACCTCCTCAAGGACGCACCCCGCAAGAAGGTGCTCGCGGAGGCGCCGACGTACGACCGTGCGGTCCAGATCTTCGAGCGGCACGGGGCGCAGGTCTCCGGGATACCCCTGAGGGGGGACGGCCTCGACCTGGACGTCCTGCGGGAGCGCCTGCGCAGGGACGTACCCGCGTTCGTCTATCTGATCCCGGACTTCCAGAACCCCGGCGGGGTCACGACGAGCGAGGAGAAGCGGCGCGAACTCGTCCGGCTGTCCGCCGAGTTCGGCTTCACGATCCTGGAGGACATCCCGTACCGGGAACTCCGCTTCGCGGGCACGGCCCCCACGCTCCTCGGCGAGCTCGCGGACGCCGTCGACGACGCCCGGGTGCTGACCATCGGTTCGCTGAGCAAGATCCTCAGCCCGGGGCTGCGGGTCGGCTATGTGATCGGCCCGCCCGGTACGCCGCGTGCCCTGGCGGCGCTCGCGGAGAGTACGTACCTCTCGCCGGCCCCTCTGCTCCAGGCGGTCGCCGCACGGGCCTTCGCGAGCGGCCTGGTCCGGCGCAACATCGACGAGGTCAGGAAACTGCTGCGGCCGCGGCACGACACGGCGGTCGAGGCGGTGCGGAAGGCGCTCGGCGAAGTCGCGCTGTGCGTGCCCGAGGGCGGCTACTACATCAGCGTGCATCTTCCGGTACGGACCACGGAGGAGAGGTTCCTCGCGGCGGCGGCCGCCGAGGGCGTCGCCCTCACCCATGGCTCGGCGTTCTACCCGGCGGACTCGGCCCCACCGTCCGGAACGGTGTTCCTCCGGCTGCCGTTCCAGGCCCTGAGCGACGAGGAGTTCGCCGAGGGCGTGACGCGGCTGGCCTCGGTGGCACAGCGGGCGGAGTAG
- a CDS encoding endonuclease/exonuclease/phosphatase family protein, producing the protein MVERAEPGGIPVVPGGGKRRRGWVVAGVAVVLGGVLGFHRLVPNWPGRVGSLLESFLPWSGVLVVVLLVVALVRRSALALVALLLPVGVWVDTFGGLLLPGEESGGRELVVVQHNVSDENRDPAGTARALSEAGADLVALEELVDPQVAAYEKALAADYPHHVVRGTVGLWSRHPLSGEQVVDIRPPSVEEGWSRGVRAVVHSPHGDVAAYVAHLPSVRVGVGGLASSRRDESAALLGRAIAAESVEPLILLGDLNGVVEDRGLRPLTSQLDVAESGFAFSFPAAFPLARIDQVMARSATVGRISTLPATGSDHLPVVARVTLR; encoded by the coding sequence ATGGTGGAGCGGGCAGAGCCTGGCGGGATACCGGTGGTGCCTGGTGGGGGGAAACGGCGGCGGGGGTGGGTCGTCGCCGGGGTTGCCGTCGTTCTGGGTGGGGTACTGGGGTTCCATCGCCTGGTGCCCAACTGGCCCGGGAGAGTGGGAAGTCTGCTGGAGTCCTTCCTGCCCTGGAGTGGTGTCCTCGTTGTCGTGCTGCTGGTCGTCGCCCTCGTGCGGCGGTCCGCCCTTGCCCTGGTCGCTCTGCTGCTGCCGGTGGGCGTGTGGGTGGACACCTTCGGCGGGTTGCTCCTGCCCGGCGAGGAGAGCGGCGGGCGGGAGCTCGTCGTCGTGCAGCACAACGTCAGCGACGAGAACCGTGATCCTGCGGGAACCGCCCGGGCGCTGAGTGAGGCGGGGGCCGATCTCGTTGCGCTGGAGGAGCTCGTGGATCCGCAGGTGGCTGCGTACGAGAAGGCCCTCGCCGCCGACTATCCCCATCACGTCGTCCGGGGCACCGTCGGGCTCTGGTCCAGACACCCGCTCAGCGGTGAGCAGGTGGTGGACATCAGGCCCCCGAGCGTTGAGGAGGGGTGGAGCCGGGGTGTGCGTGCCGTGGTCCACTCCCCGCACGGCGACGTCGCCGCGTACGTCGCCCATCTGCCCTCCGTCCGGGTGGGGGTGGGCGGGCTCGCCTCCTCGCGGAGAGACGAGAGCGCCGCGCTGCTGGGGCGCGCCATCGCGGCCGAGAGCGTCGAGCCGCTGATTCTGCTCGGGGATCTCAACGGGGTCGTGGAGGACCGGGGGTTGAGGCCTCTCACCTCACAGCTGGACGTCGCCGAGAGCGGGTTCGCCTTCAGCTTCCCCGCCGCCTTCCCCCTGGCCCGGATCGACCAGGTCATGGCCCGCTCCGCCACCGTGGGCCGCATAAGCACCCTGCCCGCCACCGGTAGCGACCATCTGCCCGTCGTCGCCCGCGTCACCCTGCGGTGA
- a CDS encoding Ig-like domain-containing protein: protein MRIPLGAGALALVLTGCGGDGGGTDGQGGKGAVERELALMDDQARVDAGDSLDVDVLDNDSITLESNDRAGLLDAYDPAELTLTVDTEPGHGSASVSGATVTYTARDGYAGEDELTYEVRVKGTEVPPATAVVRITVYAPAP from the coding sequence ATGCGGATACCGTTGGGAGCGGGCGCGCTGGCACTGGTCCTGACGGGGTGCGGGGGCGACGGCGGTGGTACGGACGGCCAGGGCGGGAAGGGCGCCGTCGAACGGGAGTTGGCACTCATGGACGACCAGGCGCGCGTGGACGCGGGCGACAGCCTTGACGTGGACGTCCTCGACAACGACTCCATCACCCTGGAGAGCAACGACCGAGCGGGACTGCTCGACGCCTACGACCCCGCCGAACTGACCCTGACCGTCGACACCGAGCCCGGCCACGGTTCCGCATCGGTGTCCGGGGCCACGGTGACGTACACCGCCAGGGACGGGTACGCCGGCGAGGACGAGCTGACGTACGAGGTCCGCGTGAAGGGCACCGAGGTTCCCCCCGCGACCGCCGTCGTCCGCATCACCGTTTACGCGCCCGCGCCCTGA